A DNA window from Danio aesculapii chromosome 14, fDanAes4.1, whole genome shotgun sequence contains the following coding sequences:
- the zgc:162144 gene encoding RD3 domain-containing protein: MFPWSVVFSLEPKVPGQRTPEELVTNTLMLELGAMVKRTERIQLEKAAENRRRRNSSSADYSWLAGPQPRAPYELLPGDVLELQELCAQIPPQQCGPVIVRFRKLVSEIEPEVHEVPKLFRSVLRNCLEELQGDAELQDRANRWEKQRSKSLSFVTFRSKFRTLNRGKGSFGGSRNNLQEENTWSDEEEEEAAEQVAKAIRTRKGRSLSMPEITPLEQAAQS, encoded by the exons ATGTTCCCATGGTCAGTGGTGTTTTCTCTGGAGCCGAAGGTTCCCGGTCAGCGCACTCCAGAAGAGCTGGTGACCAACACTCTGATGCTTGAGCTGGGGGCAATGGTGAAGCGGACCGAGCGCATTCAGCTGGAGAAAGCAGCCGAGAACCGCAGACGCCGCAACTCTTCCTCCGCAGACTACAGCTGGCTGGCGGGACCACAGCCACGCGCCCCCTACGAGCTCTTGCCTGGAGATGTCCTAGAGCTGCAGGAGCTCTGCGCTCAGATCCCTCCACAGCAGTGCGGACCCGTCATCGTCAG GTTCCGGAAGCTGGTGTCAGAGATTGAGCCGGAGGTGCACGAGGTCCCCAAACTGTTCCGGAGCGTGCTGAGAAACTGCCTGGAGGAGCTTCAAGGAGACGCGGAGCTCCAGGACCGAGCGAACCGCTGGGAAAAGCAGCGCAGCAAGAGCCTCTCCTTCGTCACCTTCAGGTCCAAGTTCCGCACCCTGAACCGCGGAAAGGGGAGCTTCGGCGGATCCCGAAACAACCTGCAGGAGGAAAACACATGGTCTgatgaagaggaagaggaagcGGCTGAACAGGTGGCGAAAGCCATCCGCACTCGGAAAGGACGGAGCCTCAGCATGCCGGAGATCACCCCGCTGGAGCAGGCGGCGCAGAGCTGA
- the stx5a gene encoding syntaxin-5a encodes MTCRDRTLEFQSACKSLQGRQLQNGTHSKPAVNALKQRSDFTLMAKRIGKDLSNTFAKLEKLTILAKRKSLFDDKAVEIEELTYIIKQDINSLNKQIAQLQDLVRSRSGQNGRHIQTHSNTIVVSLQSKLASMSNDFKSVLEVRTENLKQQRSRREHFSQAPVSASPLLANNFNSSVLMQDESRSLGAEVAIDMDSRANPLQLQLIDEQDSYIQSRADTMQNIESTIVELGSIFQQLAHMVKEQEETIQRIDANVDDTELNVEMAHGEILKYFQSVSSNRWLMIKIFLVLIVFFVIFVVFLA; translated from the exons ATGACGTGTCGGGACCGCACACTTGAGTTCCAGTCGGCTTGTAAGTCACTGCAGGGGAGACAGTTACAG AATGGAACTCACTCTAAACCTGCCGTTAATGCCCTTAAACAGCGCAGTGACTTCACTCTCATGGCCAA GAGAATTGGGAAAGACTTGAGCAACACATTTGCCAAGCTTGAAAAGCTTACAATCT TGGCCAAAAGAAAGTCTTTGTTTGATGATAAAGCAGTGGAGATTGAGGAGCTAACATACATCATTAAACAG GATATCAACAGTCTGAATAAGCAGATAGCACAGCTGCAAGACCTTGTGCGATCTCGCAGTGGGCAAAATGGCCGCCACATCCAGACACATTCCAACACAATTGTCGTCTCCTTGCAG TCTAAGCTGGCATCAATGTCCAATGATTTCAAGTCAGTTCTGGAAGTGAGAACAGAG AATCTGAAGCAGCAGCGCAGCAGAAGAGAGCATTTCTCCCAAGCTCCTGTTTCTGCCTCTCCTCTACTCGCCAATAACTTCA ACAGCTCAGTTCTGATGCAGGATGAGTCCAGGAGTCTGGGAGCAGAAGTGGCCATCGACATGGATTCGAGAGCAAACCCTCTACAGCTGCAGCTCATCGATGAACAG GACTCGTATATCCAGAGCCGAGCGGACACCATGCAGAACATCGAGAGCACAATCGTGGAGTTGGGCTCCATCTTTCAGCAGCTGGCACACATGGTCAAAGAGCAGGAGGAGACGATTCAGAG GATCGACGCTAACGTGGACGACACAGAGCTGAACGTGGAAATGGCCCACGGCGAGATCCTGAAGTACTTCCAGTCCGTCTCCTCCAACCGCTGGCTCATGATCAAGATATTCCTGGTACTCATCGTCTTCTTCGTCATCTTTGTGGTCTTCCTCGCTTGA